One genomic window of Gossypium hirsutum isolate 1008001.06 chromosome D11, Gossypium_hirsutum_v2.1, whole genome shotgun sequence includes the following:
- the LOC107911737 gene encoding glutathione S-transferase U17, which translates to MAKSDGKVKVMGRWQCPFTMRARIALNIKSVNYELVEARPWDGQSQVLHESKSNPVMVHGDKSICESLNIVEYIDEIWPYAPSIVPSDPLERVTARFWAGYLKDQWFPSLKAIGTAEGEDTRKAAIRQVEKGLVLLEGAFGKCSKRKAFFGGDQIEYLDIAFGCFLCLLRVEEKVNGIKLLSETKTPNLLKWAHRFCSNAVVKDVMPTIESLIESDEIIMGRMKGVASPASRL; encoded by the exons atGGCAAAGAGTGATGGGAAGGTGAAAGTAATGGGAAGATGGCAGTGCCCATTTACGATGAGGGCAAGGATCGCCCTTAACATCAAGTCTGTCAACTATGAGTTGGTTGAGGCGAGGCCATGGGATGGCCAAAGCCAGGTCCTTCACGAATCAAAGTCAAACCCAGTCATGGTTCATGGTGATAAGTCCATCTGTGAGTCTCTCAATATTGTCGAATACATCGACGAGATTTGGCCTTATGCTCCCTCCATTGTTCCTTCTGATCCTCTTGAACGTGTCACTGCTCGGTTCTGGGCTGGCTATCTTAAAGACCAG TGGTTTCCTTCCTTGAAAGCTATTGGTACTGCTGAAGGAGAGGATACAAGGAAAGCAGCAATAAGGCAAGTGGAGAAAGGGTTAGTACTGCTGGAGGGGGCATTTGGCAAGTGTAGCAAAAGGAAGGCATTCTTTGGAGGGGATCAAATTGAATACCTTGACATCGCATTTGGGTGCTTTCTATGCTTGCTAAGAGTGGAAGAAAAAGTGAATGGGATCAAGTTGCTTAGTGAAACCAAGACACCTAATTTGCTTAAATGGGCTCACAGATTTTGCTCCAATGCTGTCGTTAAGGATGTCATGCCTACGATAGAAAGTCTTATAGAATCTGATGAGATTATTATGGGAAGAATGAAAGGAGTGGCTTCTCCCGCTTCCAGATTATGA